The Hydrogenispora ethanolica nucleotide sequence AAAAAGATATCCACGAGATCATTATCAGACTGTCCCGCCAAGGCATGGGAGTGATCATCATCTCCGATGACATTCCGGAGCTTTTGCAGACCTGCAACCGGATCTTGCTCATGAAGAAGGGCTGCGTCGCCGCGGAGTTCTCCAGCGACGGCGTCACCGAGCATGAGTTAACCGCCAAACTGACCTGTGCCTGACTTGAATTTGATCGGAATCGTCCGGCCTTGTCCAGTGATTCATTGAAGGAAGTGCGAAAATGAAAAAGTTATTCGAAAAAAACGAGTTTTTGGTGGCCTTAACCATCCTCGCGCTGGCGATCGTCATCGGATCCATCAACCAGGCCTTCTTTTCGCTCGCCAATCTCTTTGATATTCTCCGCAGCAGCATTGTTACGAGTATTTTTGCGATCGGGGTTTTAATCGTCATCGTCTCGGGGGGAATCGATGTCTCCTTTACGGCTATCGCCGTTTTCAGCATGTATGTTACCAGCAAGATCTTGATCGCATTCGATTGCGGCTCCTTTCTGGGGACTTTGGCTTTGGCGGCCGTGATCGGCCTCGTTTTGGGCTGGATCAACGCCGCGCTGATCGCCAAGTTTAAGTTGCCGACCCTGATCGTCACCTTGGGGACCTCAAGCATGGTTCAAGGATTTATGCTGGCTTTTATCGGAAGCACCTATATTATTGACATTCCGGAAGGGATGGTCCGTTTTGGAAAGCTCGATCTCATCCGGTTCAGCGCCAGCAACGGAACGACCACGGGGTTGCATGCGGCGATTCTGATCCTGCTGGTCCTGATTGTCTTCAGTTGGTATCTGCTTCGCTATACGATGCTGGGACGGGGGATCTATGCATTGGGCGGCGCTCCCGTGGCGGCGGCGCGAGCCGGTTTTAATATTAACTTCATCCAATTTTTTATCTATGGGTTCGTCGGATTCATCTCGGGCATTGCTGGGGTGGTTCATGCATCGCTGGTCAGAATGGCCAATCCCTTTGATTTGGTGGGAACCGAGTTGAACGTGATTGCCGCCGTGGTGCTGGGCGGCGCCCGGATCAGCGGCGGCTACGGGACGATTCATGGGACGCTGCTCGGCGTTTGTCTGGTGGTGGTCATCAACAACAGCCTAATCCTGCTGGGGGTACCTTCCTATTGGCAACAGATCGTGGTCGGCTCGCTGATCCTGCTCGGCACGGGATTGCCGGCCTGGCAAAACCGGCGGAATGAAGCGCGGTTGAATTCAAATTTACTCGATTGATACGGGTGGACTCGGGAGGCGTTGATTGCAATGGATAAAAGGGTTGAAACACCAAGTACGAGAGAGAATGAAACGGTGATTCCCGGCCGTTTCGCGAATTTTCGCAATTATCTGAGCCATGACCGGAATTTGCTCCGTTTGCTGGGGATTACCCTAGCGATATTCGCAGTCATGAGCGCTTTAAAGCCGGAGCTTTTTTTGACGGTCCGCAATTTCAGCTCGATGTCGTTCCAGTTTCCGGAGTACGGCATCCTGGCGGTTGGAATGATGCTGACCATGATCACGGGAGGAATCGACCTCTCCATGGTGGGGATCGCGAATCTCTCCGCCATCCTGGCATCACTGGTTCTAACGCGGCTGATCCCGGAAAGCGCGGCCGGGGGTACCGTTGGCTTATTCATCCTGGCCGCCGTTGCCCTCTCGATATTGACCGGGGTGGCCTGCGGTTTATTGAACGGCATCTTCATCGCCAGGATTGGAATCACGCCTATCTTGGCCACGCTTGGGACGATGCAACTCTTTACCGGCATCGCGATCGTCTTGACTAAGGGCGCGGCGATTTACGGTTTTCCCGACGCCTTCATCTGGATCGGCAATGGCTCGGTCTGGGGCATTCCGGTTCCACTGCTCATTTTCGCGGTGATCGCGGCCCTCTTTGCGTTGATTTTGAATCAAACCGCTTACGGGAATAAGGCTTATTTATTGGGGACCAATGCCACCGCCGCCCGCTTTTCGGGGATACACAACGCCCGGGTCTTGCTTTGGACTTATGCTTTGAGCGGCCTGTTGTCGGCGCTGGCCGGCCTGATTATGGTGGCCCGGACCAATTCCGCCAAGGCGGATTACGGAACCTCCTATACTTTACAGGCGATCTTAATCGCGGTGCTGGGCGGGGTCAATCCCAACGGCGGCTTTGGAACCATCGCCGGAGTTTCCTTGGCTATCTTGTCGCTGCAATTCCTGTCCAGCGGTTTTAACATGTTGCGGTTCAGCAATTTTTTTAAACAATTTATCTGGGGTGCGGTCTTGATCCTAGTGATGGTGATCAATTATTACAGCAATAAGAAGCGGTCGCGTTCCACCGACTAAAGCGGCTGGAAACGGCCGAATTTTCAACGGAAGGTCGTGTTTTCAACCATGGAAATTTCGGCATTATTGAAAGAGATGACTGCGATTCCCGCGCTGGCGGGGCACGAAACGAAGATGGCGCGCTATCTGCGGCAGGCTTTGGCGCCGTACGCCGATGAAATCAGCGTGGATAAAGCGGGCAATCTGATCGCCAAGGTAAATGGGGCGGATCCGCGGGCGCCCAAGATCATGATCTTCGCCCACATGGATCAGCTCGGCTTCCTGGTGCGGCGCATCGAAAGCGACGGCTTTGTCCGGCTGGAACGGCTGGGCGGGATCCCCGAAAAAGTTCTGCCCGGGACGCCGGTCTGGGTTGAAGCGGAGGACGGCGCGGTCTACCCGGGCGTCATCGGCAATAAAGCCCATCATGCGACGCCGGCCGAGGAGAAGTACGTGGTCACCCCGTATTCCCAATTGTATGTGGACATGGGCGCTCAAAGCGACCGCCAGTTATACGATCTGGGAATCGATATCGGATCGCCTGTGGTTTACCAGCCGCAGTTTCAACCCTTATTCAACGGGCGCTTGGCGGCCACCTCCATCGACGATCGGGGCGGCTGCGCGATCCTGGTCAAACTGGCCGAATTGGCGGCGGGGCAGCGTCCGGACGCCACCTTGTATCTGGTGGGCTCGGTCCAGGAGGAGTTTAACCTGCGCGGCGCCTGTCTGGCGGCCGCGGCAATCCTGCCCGATTTCGCCATCTCGCTCGACCTGATGATTGCCGGAGATACTCCCGATCTGAAGGGGCGTTCCGATCTGAAACTGGGCGGCGGCCCGATCCTGGGGCTATATAGTTTTCACGGCCGCGGCACTTTGAATGGCACGATTCCCCATCCCGGCCTGGTCCGGCTGATCAAGCAGGTCGCCGAACGCGAACGCCTCCCGCTGCAGCGCAGCGCGGCGCTGGGGATTCTGACCGATTCGTCCTACGTCCAGCTGGTGGGGACCGGGATTCCCGCGATGGATCTGGGCTTTGCGGCCCGCTATACCCACACGCCGGTGGAGATCTGCGATCCCCGGGACATCGAAGCCCTGGCGGCGCTGGTCTGGGCGGCGGTCGGTTCGGTCCGGGCGGATTTTCAATTAACCCGAGAATAGGCAAAGGGGATACTCCTGGGGGCGAACGCGATGGAAAAAAAGTATTTACTCGGGGTGGATATCGGCACGTATGAATCGAAAGGGGTTATTGCCGCGGTGGACGGCACGGTCGTCGCGACCGGGGTGCGCCCGCACGAACTGGCGATTCCCCGCCAGGGATGGGCCGAACATGACGCCGAAACGGTTTGGTGGGGCGATTTTTGCGCCATTGTGTGGGAGCTTCTGCGAGAGTCGGGCCTTGATCCGGCCGAGCTTGCGGCGGTCGGCTGCAGCGCCATCGGACCGGACATGCTGCCGTTGGACCGGATGGGGCGCCCCTTGCGGGCGGCG carries:
- a CDS encoding ABC transporter permease; the protein is MDKRVETPSTRENETVIPGRFANFRNYLSHDRNLLRLLGITLAIFAVMSALKPELFLTVRNFSSMSFQFPEYGILAVGMMLTMITGGIDLSMVGIANLSAILASLVLTRLIPESAAGGTVGLFILAAVALSILTGVACGLLNGIFIARIGITPILATLGTMQLFTGIAIVLTKGAAIYGFPDAFIWIGNGSVWGIPVPLLIFAVIAALFALILNQTAYGNKAYLLGTNATAARFSGIHNARVLLWTYALSGLLSALAGLIMVARTNSAKADYGTSYTLQAILIAVLGGVNPNGGFGTIAGVSLAILSLQFLSSGFNMLRFSNFFKQFIWGAVLILVMVINYYSNKKRSRSTD
- a CDS encoding ABC transporter permease — translated: MKKLFEKNEFLVALTILALAIVIGSINQAFFSLANLFDILRSSIVTSIFAIGVLIVIVSGGIDVSFTAIAVFSMYVTSKILIAFDCGSFLGTLALAAVIGLVLGWINAALIAKFKLPTLIVTLGTSSMVQGFMLAFIGSTYIIDIPEGMVRFGKLDLIRFSASNGTTTGLHAAILILLVLIVFSWYLLRYTMLGRGIYALGGAPVAAARAGFNINFIQFFIYGFVGFISGIAGVVHASLVRMANPFDLVGTELNVIAAVVLGGARISGGYGTIHGTLLGVCLVVVINNSLILLGVPSYWQQIVVGSLILLGTGLPAWQNRRNEARLNSNLLD
- a CDS encoding M42 family metallopeptidase: MEISALLKEMTAIPALAGHETKMARYLRQALAPYADEISVDKAGNLIAKVNGADPRAPKIMIFAHMDQLGFLVRRIESDGFVRLERLGGIPEKVLPGTPVWVEAEDGAVYPGVIGNKAHHATPAEEKYVVTPYSQLYVDMGAQSDRQLYDLGIDIGSPVVYQPQFQPLFNGRLAATSIDDRGGCAILVKLAELAAGQRPDATLYLVGSVQEEFNLRGACLAAAAILPDFAISLDLMIAGDTPDLKGRSDLKLGGGPILGLYSFHGRGTLNGTIPHPGLVRLIKQVAERERLPLQRSAALGILTDSSYVQLVGTGIPAMDLGFAARYTHTPVEICDPRDIEALAALVWAAVGSVRADFQLTRE